The Paralichthys olivaceus isolate ysfri-2021 chromosome 9, ASM2471397v2, whole genome shotgun sequence genome contains a region encoding:
- the eif4ebp3l gene encoding eukaryotic translation initiation factor 4E-binding protein 3-like, producing MSTSTNQVKSCPIPTKVLTLKDWSQLPDRYSQTPGGTLFSTTPGGTRIIYDRKFLLDCRNSPLARTPPCCLPQIPGVTVPATHPMGKLQDLKEEAEEEEKDIADDNQFEMDI from the exons ATGTCGACCAGCACCAACCAAGTGAAGAGCTGCCCCATCCCCACCAAGGTGCTCACCCTGAAGGACTGGTCCCAGCTACCCGACCGCTACAGCCAGACACCCGGGGGCACCCTCTTCTCCACCACGCCTGGAG GTACCCGCATCATCTACGACAGGAAGTTTCTGTTGGATTGTCGAAACTCCCCTCTGGCCCGAACCCCCCCATGCTGTCTGCCCCAGATCCCGGGGGTAACAGTACCTGCTACACACCCCATGGGGAAATTGCAGGATCTcaaagaggaggctgaggaggaagagaaggacaTTGCAG ATGACAACCAGTTTGAGATGGACATCTGA
- the LOC109647638 gene encoding cysteine-rich and transmembrane domain-containing protein 1, translated as MNFEQPPPYPGSGPTAPGYPGQGPPPPQGYPPQGYPPQGYPVNMEQPNPAYPSYPPGPMPPGGPYPGQGYHGQPQFGWQGGPPPGPMYGEAPKNTVYVVEDRRRDDTGDTCLTACWTALCCCCLWDMLT; from the exons atgaattTTGAGCAGCCCCCTCCATACCCGGGCAGCGGCCCCACAGCTCCAGGCTACCCAGGCCAGGGCCCCCCACCTCCACAAGGCTACCCACCTCAGGGTTATCCTCCTCAGGGATACCCTGTGAACATGGAGCAGCCTAATCCAGCATACCCATCCTACCCACCTGGACCAATGCCCCCTGGAGGTCCTTATCCTGGCCAAGGGTATCATGGACAACCACAGTTTGGCTGGCAGGGGGGTCCCCCTCCCGGGCCTATGTATGGTGAAGCTCCCAAAAACACAG TGTATGTGGTGGAGGACAGGAGAAGAGACGACACAGGGGACACGTGCCTGACAGCCTGCTGGACAGCTCTGTGTTGCTGTTGTCTCTGGGACATGCTGACATAA